The genomic window tgACATCAGATTCCCAGAGATGGTTCAAAGAAACAGGCCTGGGGTGAATATCAAACACAATATGTTCAAACATTTAAACTAGCCGAATGTCTTAAGGCCTGAATGACATCAGTTATTTAGCTATCACCAGTCACCAGTCATTGTAGTATATCATCAGAGTGAATGGTCCAGCAGTGCTCATGTGGACTAGTGTGACAGTTTGCTACTACACATTGATCTGTGACAACGTTCCGAGGGTTTCCATTTACTCCATGCCTGACGATTCTCCCCgtacagtcccccccccccccccccccacggctcTTGTCATGTGACAACCCGACCATTCAAACCTCGGTCTCTGCTAGAGTAATAACCCTAATCAAACGCACACCTGCTTCATCCACCACCACTTTTCCCCTCGTAGTGATTCTGATGTACAGAGGGCTTAACCAGACGATAATCTGCTTGTGGAACACCGGGTTCTATTGGATGGCTTTGATTGGATATCGATTTGCTCCCGGTCCTATGGTGCAGGGACTCCATCTCATTCAACTGATTTGGCTCTCCCTGATTACGAACACAGTCCCTGTGTCAGTGCTCCCAGCCCAGGGCCAACATGTGTGCCACATCAACATAGAGATTGCATTGATTGTGTACATTTCAGACTAGGGTAAAGGGATACTAAGTAAGGGCACTGATGCTCCAAGAGGAACCACTCTACTGTTGGCTTGGTCTGCAGTGGAAGTTCAAGTCAAAGAACTCAAAACCACGACAGGCTTTCCCCAAACATGTGCCAGGGCGTATCTGTGTCATCCCCAACACTAGCTAGACCTCTGTGGTCCTTGTTCCTGTGGCAACCCTTCAATGTCCCTAACCGCGGTGCTCAGGGTCCCACTATCTTttcgtgtccccccccccacagagagTGGCACGGTGGCCATCGTCGGAGACAACGTGACGGTGACCGAGGGAAGCCTGGCCGAGCTGTGGTGCGTGGCGCCCGGCTGGTTTCCTGCTCCCGCGCTGACCTGGGCCAAGAACGGGAGTGCGGTGAACAGCAGCCTCTACAACAGCAGCAGTGAGCTCCATGGCGACCTGTTCAACTCCACCAGCGTCCTACGGATCCGCGCCGACGTGTCCGCCCCTGTGGAGTGTCGGGCTAGCATACTTGCTCTGAACGCCCCGCTGACCAGCACCATCTACATGGTGGTTGGTAAGAAAACCCAATCACTGTGTACCAAACTGTCATCTTCCATGTTCCCTCACAACCTACCCTCCCTACATGCCATGTCCCCAGCTGCTTCTAATGTTTCCATAATCACCGATTCACTGTCATGAATTACCTATTCAAGTCTATATTTATGCAGGTATGTGCTTACTTGATTTATTGATTCAATACAGTTTTCAGTTGTGCCCAATGGCtcacactgtagactctgtttGCATACGTAACATATGCACTTGGTAAATACTGTATTTCAAAGGTACATTTGACCTGTTTTCTAGTTGATATGATTTTAGATCGATTATTTGGCATCGCCTTGTGTGCATCTTCTATGAAACAAAGTGCCCTATTTGAGAATGTTCTCTCTGATGTTGCCCTATCTTCCAGAGGCTCCGGTTCCTGAGCCCACTGATTGGACCGTGCTAATAGCTGTGGTCGTATCCATTGGGGGATTTGCTCTGTTGGTGTTGCTCATTCTTGGAATCCTCTTCTGTTGCAAACGCAGGAAAAAAGCAAGTAAGTAACACCCCTGCTTGTAGCTGGTAGCAGAGTTATGGTTCTGCTGTGTCAGTGCTTGGCCTACCAGTCTTAACCATTGTCTAACACGCTGGTGTTCAGGACAAAACCACAATCGGACAGGGTTCAGGTTTTCATTAGATGGGACCTCTGACCATGGGTTCCTTCCCTGCACTCCTGGGCCAAGTTCTTAATCAATAACGTGAATAGATTACAGCTTCGATAATGCAATATATTGCACAAGCATTGAGCATTTTACACTTTCATCCATACCAATTAAAGAGCCATGGTGATTCATTGCTTTCTTCCCGGTCCATTCTAGAATCAAGCTATGAGGAAGAGATGAGGTAAGGTcaataaaaagtttttttgtttttgtttttaaaaactttaaatACTATCACCTGCACAACGAATGACTATGTGACAGTTACGTATAAGGTAGGGTGGGTTGTTTTAACTTTGCCTTGCAGGAGagcaaggacacaaagtcagttGAGTATTGTCAGTGGAAGTCGACAGAAGCCTGGTCAAGTTAACCTCGGATATGTGGCAGACGGTCAAACAAGTAAGAATGTACCCgggtgcatgcacgcacacacacacacacacacacacacacacacacacacacacacacacacacatacacacgcacacaaacacacacacacaacacgattTGGCATATACACTGTGTTACTCTTTCCTCTACAAAAAGTTTTCCTGGAAAGTgacatttctctcttttcctgcaGATATACCTCCCAGTGAATTCAATGACAGTGGATACAGCCAGACAAACGGTTCAGGAACATTTGTAACGGTACTGAAAAGGCTCTTACACTTGCAGTTGACTGCAATTCTGGGGTGCTATgtgaatgaattattttcaggtTCAAAAATTATTTAGGTGGAAAATTATAAAATGTATGATATTGTTtttgcttttcttttttctttttctagcACTTTCCTGATAATTTGAATAGTAACCAGACTTCAAACGTTCACATGAGAGCAACCAACACCCTCGACGGGAATGGAATCAAGAATCACCGGCATGCTACTATAGTCTGAGGAGAGCttacaacatccctggctgaaCTGAGACTTGAAAACTGATATAGCAAGCAAGCATAAACTATTTTACCACGACGAAACATCAACAACCATTTGGACAAAGCTGTATATGTTTCCAAAAACTACTTTATAGAGCTTTGTTTGGAGAGAAATCTACCATGCTGGATTCTGACTCCACTTATCAACCTCGCCTTGGACCTAGGGGCCAACCTCACAACTCCTTTTAGTTCTCAAGAGATAAGGACTTCTGTGTGGAAAGTAACCTCCTAAAGAAAACTGATGTCACTTTTATGGAGCACAATGACTGAAGCACATGTACATCTCCTCCATACTCCTGATAGTTAAATAAACTCTTAGGGAGAGTTCTGGCATTTGAGTGCTGAAGACATGACTCCGTGTTCTTGGACCCATTTGTGCCATGCCAGGTTGTGTGATGAAAAGACTGACAAAGTGATTGATGCTGCGTGCTCCTATACAGGGTGCAGTGAGTTCAACAGAGGGCTCCATAACTCTGTCTGGTTCGAAGCTTGTCCACCCACAGCCACATACCTATCTACACACTGTACCTCTACCGCTGTGGCCCTCGTAAAATCTGCCTGATTGAATAAGGCCTTTATGACAGTGAGCTGCAGAGCTCAAAAAAATCTTCCTTCCAGCTATAAAGCTGCATCTGGCTTCGTTGcagtatccctctctctctttctttatctctcttggCTATATGTATGCTTTGTACTGGAGTTATCAGTACATTTTGTTAATGACATGCATTATGAAAAGATGGAATGCTAAGACAAGCATTGAGAAGTGACTGATTGATAAGTTTGAACTTTTGTAACGTATGCCTGAAAGGTCTTCCATATAATGCTTAGCTGTTGGCCTCACCACGGATACATCAAATTGATGTCTTAAACTGAATCtgaaatatacatttttatttattatccCTGTTGTCAGATCTGGACTACACGAGTTGTATTACATGCACATTACACAACAATACCTCCAGTTGTGATGTGTGTCAAGTCAAGTGACATCATCCGTAAGCTATTTTCTGCCCCTCCATGTGAACTCATCACCGTCACGAGGGAAGGGAGTTGATTCCCAACACAATGGGTCAGGTCTCTAAGAAGATCACAAGGGACGTTCCCCACATCCATATTCAGACAGGGAAGTAGGTTTCATCAGACCTACCATGTGGATCTCAGTGTTCCATCATCTCACGGAACGTGCCGAAGCTACGCTGTGGCTTACACAACGTTGCTCGCAGATATCATTTACTCATGAAGCAATTACAGAGAATTGATGATGTGTTTACATTGGCTCCGAGAacccacagagcacacacagacgccGGGCCATAAACCTGGAGCCCACGGTGTACTTCCTCCAATTTAATGACTAAAACATTGTAATGTGGTTCATCCACCATATAGTTTCTTTGCAGCATTCCAGAACATTTCACAAGCCTTCCCCTTTGATGTGAGGACAGGCTGCAGTGAATCAATGGGAGAGAATAAGGCTAATGGCTTCCCCAGGGACAGTATAAAATGGCAGACTAACTAAGGGCCGGTATAGAACGTCTGTTGACGCTCTCAAGGGAATCAATGGAGACTTGGGTTAAAGGTTTGGGATTGAAGTCATGTGACTAAACAGGAAAACAAGTGTGAGCTCGGAACAGTGTAATGGTACATAGTTGGAAGGGATCTAAATTAATCTCAGGAAGGACTGATACAGTAACAGACAAGTTGAAGTGAAAATGGAGGCTGTGGATTGGGTTCACCGCCTGTGTCCTTGTGCACTGCGGCTCTTTGGGGAGACAATGACATTTGAATGAAAGATGAATTCTTTCCAAGCCACAGATAGAGGAACTATACATGCCTAATGAGGTGACATTTTGATTTCAGCTTCCAGACTCAAGCACACACCCAACATATTGCATTGGGAAATTTGAATATCATTATGCAGTCTGTGTCTTTAAAAACAAGAGCGTCCTGTTAGGCTTTGGCACCTGCTTATTCAGGAAGCGACTCTAGGAATGTGAGTGGGGTTCGAGTGAATGGATGAGCCGAGGTTCCTCAGTGGCTCGTTACCTGGCAGGTCTCTGCTTAGCTGTCCTTGTTTATCCCTGGTGTCCCTCAAAAAGAAGGAGCTCAAGCCAAAGCCACTGGCTGGCTGCATTGGAAGACCTCAGGAAGCAAACAACTTTCCTCCGGCCTCCATTCATAAACACGTTCAAACTTCCAAACCTGACTCATTCTCCtcccagaggaggggagacagcctTGTACAGTGTGTCGGAGACATATTAAGAGAGCGTATGCTTTGTTTACGATTACACTTCCATTATTTTCAATCTCGTAACATAGAAATGACTTGCCTCCGAGTGCTAGCACTGGCCTCCATTAGGACTGACAGGAGCTGCAGATTCAGTGTGAGGAGTCAGCAGAGGCGGGCTGCTTTACAGCCGAGCCTGAACTCACTTGACCTCTGCTCGACATCCCGAAGACAGCCAGCCAAACAATTAAGCTATGCTTGTCGTCCACAAAGTGTCAGCAGGGAGTAACTCACCCTGGATGGAGACATAAAGACAAAGAAGCAAGTGTGAGTTTGCACACGAGCAAATCCAAACATGCAAACTACACACAATCAGTCACATGAACACACGCGCAAAACATGTCGCGCTCGCTATGTTTAGATCAGCTTTGTGACTATGTTTCCACAGTAGCACGCTAAAGGAAAGACCTCGACACAGCCAGCGATGACTAATTAAGGCTCTGACTTAATTAGCTGTTG from Osmerus eperlanus chromosome 19, fOsmEpe2.1, whole genome shotgun sequence includes these protein-coding regions:
- the igsf5a gene encoding immunoglobulin superfamily member 5 isoform X2, which translates into the protein MASLHKFFTLLLLYLTGEVSGQVQLEPLSATVLQGSKARFNCSLEGDFEVMGWLINGRLAITISMQIGVLGNSQRFSATNFSSGTTQRWEFIIREVQRNDSGTVSCDVQNIQTGEAKMSVQESGTVAIVGDNVTVTEGSLAELWCVAPGWFPAPALTWAKNGSAVNSSLYNSSSELHGDLFNSTSVLRIRADVSAPVECRASILALNAPLTSTIYMVVEAPVPEPTDWTVLIAVVVSIGGFALLVLLILGILFCCKRRKKAKSSYEEEMRRARTQSQLSIVSGSRQKPGQVNLGYVADGQTNIPPSEFNDSGYSQTNGSGTFVTHFPDNLNSNQTSNVHMRATNTLDGNGIKNHRHATIV
- the igsf5a gene encoding immunoglobulin superfamily member 5 isoform X1; the encoded protein is MMIQSLLDVSLTHSFRKRRQYVKYMMVLHTTSVSISSEVSGQVQLEPLSATVLQGSKARFNCSLEGDFEVMGWLINGRLAITISMQIGVLGNSQRFSATNFSSGTTQRWEFIIREVQRNDSGTVSCDVQNIQTGEAKMSVQESGTVAIVGDNVTVTEGSLAELWCVAPGWFPAPALTWAKNGSAVNSSLYNSSSELHGDLFNSTSVLRIRADVSAPVECRASILALNAPLTSTIYMVVEAPVPEPTDWTVLIAVVVSIGGFALLVLLILGILFCCKRRKKAKSSYEEEMRRARTQSQLSIVSGSRQKPGQVNLGYVADGQTNIPPSEFNDSGYSQTNGSGTFVTHFPDNLNSNQTSNVHMRATNTLDGNGIKNHRHATIV